The genome window GAGTTATATCACTTTGCTCAGGGAGGGCGAACTCTATCTCAGTTATCGGGTTGAAGGGGTTGGGGTAGTTTTGGGAGAGTAAGTATTCAGTTACAATCAACGGACTGGCAACTGCTATGGTTTTTGTACTGCTCTTCTCAACAACATCACCTACATTTACTCTTCTTGCCAGTGAACTGATATGTTCAAAATTACTCTGCACTGTCAGTTTTAACTTAACCGGTGTCTCTGGCATTCCTTCCATAGTTGCCCGGAACGCAATATTGCCATAATTGCCCAGTGCATTTTTGGTATAGGTAACCTCATCCAGCAGAGCAACCTGCTGACCGCTTTCAGCATCGTTTATCGTGAGGGTGAATTTTATTTCGTCACCTTCATTCAGTTCTTCTGCCCCAAGCACAGAATCGGAGACCATAAAGCCGACTGAGTATAACAACTCTGTATTGCTGTTGACTGTAAACGGCTCTGTTTCAAGATATGAATTGATTATGCCAAGGGAATTTAGATTAATGGTGTCTGGTATCGCCTTAAATGTTATCTCCTGCCCGTTACGGCTGATATCACCTACCAGGTATTTGAAGATAACATCTCCCTTTCTGATAATTCCCTCTCTCCCTGAGCCGATTCTCAGATTCTGTTCCTTCATAAATGTTGAAAGACCGTTTGAGGAAGTAAAGAAATATGGCTGCTGTGTGGTTTTGTAGCTGTTTGCAACCATTGTGCTCTTGTCTGTGCCGTTTGAAATCTGAACATCAAACCCTTGAAGGCCTGTCACAGTTGAAATAGTGCTCAGGGTTGTGTTATTTGCAAAATAAATACCCTGACCGCCATTCTGGCTCCAGCCAAAAATGTAGCCGTTCTCTGCATCGTGACGGTTGATATTCGGTTTGTGAACATTATAACCAAACTGCCAGTACTGCCACCAGTCCGTGCTTTTGAATATTATTCTGGACTCTTCCATTTCATCAGCCCCGGTTTTATTCATACCATCCTCTATAAAGCCGACATAACCCTGCCAGGCAACACGGGCTGAGTTGCCAATTGAGGTGATGGTGGGGTAACGGTTCCAGGGATAGCCGCTTCCTCCTGACATCATTCCGCCATACTGAGTGAATGAGCCGTTTGAGTGAACAGTAACCTGCTTATAATATATATCAGAGGAACTGCCGGACGGGGAGTTTTGCTGCCAGGCAATCCAGTAAACTGGTTCATTAGCCGCGGTTTTGGATACACTGATGGTAGGGTTAACTGAGTACTGATTGGTACCGTGTATATACCAGGGATAGCCGGAGCTATCGGCATAGGAAACAGTGCTTCCATTTATGGTACCTGGGAAGAAGAAGAGACCTTTCTTATCAGAGTCCACTCTTCTGAAGACTATCATAAACTTTATGCTTCCGTTAACCGCTACAATTGGTTGTAACTCAGAAGGTGTGTGCATATTGTCACTCTGCCAGATAGCAAAATCATTCAGAAGAACTGCATCTGTGTAACCATTGAGAAGCAGTGTGCCAATCACCGGGTATCCTGAATTTTGTGATGTATAGGCAAGCAGCAGTTTATCATCTTCGTTAGTTCCGTTATTAACAAAATCCAATGAAGAAGAAAACACCTGTTCCTGGATAATCGGTTTCCCATTGTTCATAAGGGTCCACGCACCGTTTGGCATCTTTTCTTCGATGAAAAGTTTACCCATAGACTCATAAGCAGAATAGAGATAACTGTTCTTAACCCTTACAAAGTGCTGCTGTCCGTTGTTGGTATAGGTTTCGGGGTTATTGGAAAGTTGTATGCCCTTGTATAAAGCACTGACAGTGGTATTGTCCTGCTTGAATGAAACAGCAGTCTCCAAATTTTCAGGATATTGAAACTCGGCACCCACAGACGGGTTTGATATCCAATTCAAAAAATGAAAGTAGTGAGTGCGTCCAGAAGAAGGTACTGTAAAACTACCTGATGCAGAAGCTCTGATCGAGTAATTTGGAGGGAGCCAATCAGGTGAACCACTTTGATTAAGAAATACTCCTTTATAATAACTTCCAATATCCGAACCCGAAGATTTTGGATTAAACGGCGATGGGCGGGAATGAAAAACAGCATTTAATCCTAAATTTGAATACCCGTATGGCGGGGTTAAATAGGGGGAGCTATTTGCTGCAAACCACGGATCCTTAAATTCAATCTGTCCAGCATTATACCCTGCCGTGCTTTCGAATTGGTTGTTGATTACAATGCTATTCTTAACATCTACTAAAAGTGATTTGTATTCTGTGTTTTGCGGAGGAGTGTTTTCATTGAGCACCCTTTGAATTGTGGTATTTTCGAATTCTTTAAACTTAAAGTTTTCAATGAGGTTTGTATCCGCTGCGAGAATTATATTTGAATTTTCTTTTAAACTAAGTGTTTTTCTGGTAGTGTAGGATAAATATCCGTTATTCCACCACCGTTTCAGAACTCCGCTAAAAATAGAACTATTGTATTTAGTCTGTTCCAAATAAACAGTTTTATAACCCCAATCTGAATTGTATATTAGAGAAAACCCCTCCGCATTAAGCAATGTGCCAAAATTCTGGCATTGCCCCCCTGAATAATAACCTTCACGATGAATAGCTCTTACCACCCCATTCTGAATAACAGGCCCGCCAGATGAACCACCTTTGGTATCTATCTCATATTTTACATCAGATTCAGAACTACCAATCCAGGTAACTTGACCTGATGAGGACTGAAGTGCAAAGTTTAATGAACTACTAAGTTTCGCACCATATCCATAAATGGTAGCATTCGAATTCAGCGCCATTTGTCCGTTTAGATCAAGAGTCAGTGAAGTACCTTGCTTTCTTAACGGATGTTCCCCTGTTACCGAGTTAAGTTCAACATCAAATATCCAGTAGTCTAATGTTCCTAATTTCGATGGCGGATCTGTTATTATTGTATATATATGTTCTGCGGCCGGGTGATTGATCTGACCTGAGCTTGAAGATGCGGGTACATTAAATTCAATTACCCAGTGTACGGCTGGATTGCTATGATTTGCGCCATCACTATAAACATGCCTGGCAGAAATTAATTTTCCGTTTGGTGCTATAAAGCCCGTACCTATTTGTACGATTTCACCATTTGCTGCATAACCTAATATTCTTCCGACCGCATTATGGGTTGCAGAAACCCGGCTATCTTCCCCGCATACTACCCCCGGTGTCATTCCGCCTCCGGCAGTTGTTATTTGCTGTGAAAATAATTCCAGTGTTCCGAACAAG of Ignavibacteriales bacterium contains these proteins:
- a CDS encoding T9SS type A sorting domain-containing protein, which encodes MRQYIVSLIFVLFGTLELFSQQITTAGGGMTPGVVCGEDSRVSATHNAVGRILGYAANGEIVQIGTGFIAPNGKLISARHVYSDGANHSNPAVHWVIEFNVPASSSSGQINHPAAEHIYTIITDPPSKLGTLDYWIFDVELNSVTGEHPLRKQGTSLTLDLNGQMALNSNATIYGYGAKLSSSLNFALQSSSGQVTWIGSSESDVKYEIDTKGGSSGGPVIQNGVVRAIHREGYYSGGQCQNFGTLLNAEGFSLIYNSDWGYKTVYLEQTKYNSSIFSGVLKRWWNNGYLSYTTRKTLSLKENSNIILAADTNLIENFKFKEFENTTIQRVLNENTPPQNTEYKSLLVDVKNSIVINNQFESTAGYNAGQIEFKDPWFAANSSPYLTPPYGYSNLGLNAVFHSRPSPFNPKSSGSDIGSYYKGVFLNQSGSPDWLPPNYSIRASASGSFTVPSSGRTHYFHFLNWISNPSVGAEFQYPENLETAVSFKQDNTTVSALYKGIQLSNNPETYTNNGQQHFVRVKNSYLYSAYESMGKLFIEEKMPNGAWTLMNNGKPIIQEQVFSSSLDFVNNGTNEDDKLLLAYTSQNSGYPVIGTLLLNGYTDAVLLNDFAIWQSDNMHTPSELQPIVAVNGSIKFMIVFRRVDSDKKGLFFFPGTINGSTVSYADSSGYPWYIHGTNQYSVNPTISVSKTAANEPVYWIAWQQNSPSGSSSDIYYKQVTVHSNGSFTQYGGMMSGGSGYPWNRYPTITSIGNSARVAWQGYVGFIEDGMNKTGADEMEESRIIFKSTDWWQYWQFGYNVHKPNINRHDAENGYIFGWSQNGGQGIYFANNTTLSTISTVTGLQGFDVQISNGTDKSTMVANSYKTTQQPYFFTSSNGLSTFMKEQNLRIGSGREGIIRKGDVIFKYLVGDISRNGQEITFKAIPDTINLNSLGIINSYLETEPFTVNSNTELLYSVGFMVSDSVLGAEELNEGDEIKFTLTINDAESGQQVALLDEVTYTKNALGNYGNIAFRATMEGMPETPVKLKLTVQSNFEHISSLARRVNVGDVVEKSSTKTIAVASPLIVTEYLLSQNYPNPFNPITEIEFALPEQSDITLKVYDILGKEIATLASGSYSAGRYTVPFDGTSHASGVYIYKLSYGKGQSITRKMTLLK